DNA from Salvelinus namaycush isolate Seneca chromosome 6, SaNama_1.0, whole genome shotgun sequence:
AAGTCAAGAGGTAGCTACTGCTGCACAGGCACATGACTCTCCAAGGACTACAGACATGAGACTGAAACCACCTTGGGCAAGCAGCAGAAACAGAGCCCCACTCTAATCTTCATCTGTCCTCCTACAGTTTCATTAGATCTATTTTACAGAAGATCCGCTGTACTGTCAGCTTTGGCATCTATTGGTTGCCTGTTGGTTGCCTGTTTAAATACATTGTACATGGTTAAATGGTCACAAATGTCAACATTACTCAATTGGATAAACgagaaaaaaaaagatttttttttttttttttttttttaaataggcaGGTTGCAAGTTGGGATGTATTTTATTTTCCTCCAGGTCAAAGAGGTGTAAGAAATTCAAATGTATTATTCTCAGTAAAAGGTCTTACTAAAACCTGTTCTTTATCGAAAAGCATTCCATGTAATTTAAAAAGAGAGTCAACTGACAAGGTCAaggtgcttctacatctgcattgcttgctgtttggggttttaggctgggtttctgtatagcactttgtgacatctgctgatgtaaaaagggctttataaatacatttgattaattgattgaaCCAAACCAAGACAAAAACACAGGGGATGGAACAGGGTCGAGGGGAAGCACTACAACAGTGTAAGTGGATCTAGAGCTGTTCCCCACCACATCAATCATCCAAATTCCATCTCCTGGTTTTTCTCACGTAACAAAACAACAACTCCCCAATACTAACTCTAACCCCCCTCTCAGGAACTTAGTTTTGTTCTTTATTTTATCAAGTTAGAAATGATACTACAAACAAAAATGATTTATTTTGTTTATTGTAATCTTTAAAACAATGGCCCCACCTCTCCCCGTTAGTAAAGCTGGAATCAAACATTGTAGATAAAGAGCGGCTTCGCAGCGGGACTCCTAAATGAAGGGTCAACTCCCTTCATCCAGGTCACGATCTTAAGCAAATCAACTTCCTCCAACTTTCCCAAGTGATTGGTCTTATATTTCCTTCCTATTtgtcactggggccgagctccctgccatccaggatctctataccaggcggtgtcagaggaattcCCTAAACATTTTCagcgactccagccacccaagtcatagactgttctctctgctaccgcacgagtTACAGGAgggccaagtctgggaccaaagggctcctgaacagcttctacccccaagccataagactgctgaacaattcatcaaatggctacccgcaCTATTTTCATTGACCCCCTTGTGCATAGCGCACTGGCTCTCACTggactcactggactctacccacacactcacacatactacactgacactccaacacacacacgcatattgatgccacacactcacacagacacactttcacactcttcgcatacactgctgctactctgtttattatctatcctgattgcctagtcacttttacccttccctacatatacatattacctcgtacccctgcacattgaggcagttttttttatttattttacctttatttaactaggcaagtcagttaagaacaaattcttattttcaatgacggcctaggaacagtgggttaactgccttgttcaggggcagaacgacagatttgtaccttgtcagctcggggattcgatcttgcaacctttcggttactagtccaacactaactactaggctacaggtactccttgtatataaccTCGTCATTTTATTGTCTTACTGTTTCCTTAATTTTTTCCCTACTTTTTAACTAggtattgttgggaaagggctcgtaagtaagcacagtaaagcctacacctgttgtattcggcgcatttgagaaatacaatttgatttgaaatacactTGATTCTATGACGTTCAGTCAACACAGAGCCACAGATGATCCACAACCAGGACCAACCCAAAACCCAGCACAGAGGTCATCAGTGAATGTGGTCTGGACTCTGTGGAGGAGGGTCATTGTATCCGAGACGCTGTAGAAGGCCAGAGTCCCTGCCCTGctgtccagatacactcctactctggtgGAGCAGGGGACAGGGATATCAGTCCTATTCTTATTGTGCCAATAGGAACAACTCGAGTTGCGACACACCAAACTCCAGGACTGATCATTGGAACCAAAGCAACATTCCAATCCGCCTTTCCTGCTGATGCTTCTGTATGTGATGGCTACCTCACACTCCCCCCTCCTATCCACCTCACAGTAGTGGGTTCCAGACAGATCCTCTTTACACAACACCTGGTAGTGGTCTGTGaatctgtctggatggtcagAATAAGACAGAGCCTTGTCACTCCATGACACTTCTCTATTGCACTCAGACAGACGCAGGTGTTGATATGCCGAGTTGGGATCCAACGTGAGATGGCAGTAGTCTAAGAAAGTGAAAAAATGTAATGAAGGTGAAATATGCATTCGTGataaggtctgtgtgtgtgtgtgtgtgtgtgtgtgtgtgtgtgtgtgtgtgtgtgtgtgtgtgacggtatTACTTACTCTCCAAGAACTCCACTCTGGTCTTGGGCTCATGATGAAAATGTACTTCAGCAGCAGCCATTACTATATAGAGTAGGGAGATACATTGAGTAATCCATGTTTAATTAAGAAGCATTCAATACAAATATATACGAAATTAAACCAAGATGAAATATtcactcattgtgtgtgtgtgtgtgtgtgtgtgtattactcaCATTCTGGTCTTGGGCTGAGGACATAGACTTCGGAGACAGCCGTTACTATATTGTATATATGCAGACAAATGGATGTATTCATTTATAATCAACGCATTTAACAGAAAGTTAAAATATTTGGTTATCTTCACTATATCTGTAACACTTACCTTTTCCAGTTATCTGGACCATTTCCTCCTTCAATACATCCTCCATTCGCTCCATCATTCCAGAGATGGAGCTCTTCACTTCCTCAAAGGAGAAGTGTTGGTTGGCAGTGATATAGGGTAAGAGCTCAGTTCCAGGAGCCACACAAAGAGACTGGAATGTCTacagcgagcaagagagagagagggaggaagaataGACAATAAGAAAATATGCAGAATTCTGGAGCTCAGAGGTTATATGTTGTGTAGTAGTAAGGAATCCTGGGTCATGTTCGATGGGCACAAACGGGGAACATattatgaaacaaaaataaacattCTTATTGAACAAGCTCAGGTAGTTTCCTGCCTAGCTCTGAACACCACCCTGCCACTGTGGATAGAAAGAGTGATGTCACCTTGAGGAAATTAATGTTATCCTCTGTTTGTGCGAGCTGCTCCAGCTCCTTGTCTCTCCTCTTCAGCTCAGCTATCTCCTGCTCCATTCGCACCAGGAGTCCTTCAGTCTGGCTTACTGACGCCCTCTGGTGGGCGCTGATCAGCTCCTTCACCTCCCAGCGCCTTCTCTCAATGGAGCGGATCAGCTCAGCAAAGACCAGCTCACAGTGCTCCACTGCTGCCTGTGCTGAAAGCTGTtacgagagaagaagagagaagggaggggggccATTTTAACCAGCACATTCACTCTGCACTCACCTAGACCCATAGATAGATAACTCCTCTTTGCATTGTGTCATTATagcatctgtgacagcatggcCAGCGCAATTGAGGCGGTCTCCATTTTGACATAGTACATTTTCTTCCTCacaattggctgatccctcctgatgacccggttggacatgactccaacaaGGTCACCagaagggatcagccaatgaagtttgAAGTCCCACCCAGATGACTAAATTAAAATGGTAGAAGCCCTCTACATGCTAATAtggccttttggccactagaggcctctatcattctctatgccTAGACCCCAGACAACCGGTCTGTTCCCTATAGTGTGTCCCAGTGCTATTAGGCTCCTCCCTGGTTTTAGTTTAGGAtggccttttggccactagaggcctctatcattctctatgccTAGACCCCAGACAACAGGTCTGTTCCCTATAGTGCGTCCCAGTGGTATTAGGCTCCTCCCTGGTTTTAGTTTAGAAATAGTACTCAACtttttgcaaaataaatgtacatacTCTAAATGGTTAATAAATACTCACTGAAAGGGACATCAACGCCTGTCTTATGTCCtgcatctccttctctctcacacagattGTCAGCCCGACTTGCTGTCGTTTCTCCCTCAGCTGCCCCTGTAGAGAATAACATTTTCAAATGATTACCAAAATGACAACAGTTTTCATAATCGACCAAGTTATGTTTTTGAGTGGGGAAATAGTTATTGAACTACACTTGTCATATGGCAAAAACATGATTATGCTAAACAAATCAGTTAGACTAAATTAAATGATAAATGAGTGCCTTCAAGACAAAAAGGTTACAATAGTTCAGAGTTCATGCCTCTGCAGTGTATGTAAATGAGTGACCTTTGACTTTTGAGGATTCGGTCTGGATGTTCTGGCCCATCCTGCTGTTTACTGTAATCTACTCCATCCTTTGTTTGTTTTAAAGTGATTTTGTTGTGACAGCCTATTTTGTCTAACAGAGTTGGTTTTTGACTCTATCATCAGTCAATTTGAAAGCAGAATAGAGAATTTACAAATAAGAACCTAATTGTGGATTATGTGATACTGAACCCAGAGTGTGTGTCACTGGAACAGCTCAACTTTGGAGTTGGCTGGAATTTCCTGCTCTTCCAGTTTCTGGcaaaacagtcagcaataatgAAGCTGATCTCTAAATATAATACATTATAGATGGCAGTATAATGTTCCAGATCCTTAGGCCTAcctgtttctccttcctctctgctGCTGCGGCTGAGTCATCACGATCATACTTCACATCTTCAGGTCCAAAGAAACAAGAAGCAGAGGGAACCGTTTTGAAATCTGTCTTCAATTTCTCTACCAACTCAGCCAGCAGAATGTTTCTGTTCAGAGCAGGTCTTGGGGTGAAGGTCTGTCGGCACTGGGGGCAGCTGTGAATTCCCTTTTGGTCATCAAGACTCCAATATCCCTTGATACAGCCTTTACAGTAGCTGTGTCCACAGGGAATAGTCACTGGATCCTTCAGTAGATCCAGGCAGATCGAACAACTGATCGAGTCCATGGCCTCGACTATCCTGGTGCACACACCAACCAACTGAGCAAAACAGTATCAGAGTCCCAAGTGGTGAATGCCGAGGAGTCGAAGAGAAGGGCTATCACATGCGCTGCTGTTACGTGAGAAGTGTTTACACTTCCTGTTTGGGTTGGGTCGTGGGTAATCTCGGAAATCCCAGACGTGTCCGCTATGCCGGAACATTGAGGGGTTCGATTCATCCCGTCCGGGCGCCCGTGTAGGCGTGTTTCGCTTCGGCTGAAAGTTTATTGCATTCGATTTGGAACCGGGCTGCCTCCCGGGCGTGAACCAGGTGCCCCGTTTAAAGGCCAGGGCGAAATCGGCTCAAAACAAAATTGACGTAGGCCTAATTAAGCACGTATAGTAGCTAATAACTAGGATTCTGCGTTTACTCATGAAAAATAGATTGTTTTTGATAAAAACGCGTTATGTGCATGTcatcccaatgaaaactagttaGAAAATTCTAACATTTTATGGATAAGATTATGTTTGTGGACGTTGCCTTGTTGACAAAATGACCGAGTGGTGCAGATTACTATTCAATTAGAGATGGGAGCGCCTCCCTCCCCGTTTTCGCCCAATGACGTGAAGCGGTTCAGCATAATCGAATCTGCCCATTGGTAACATTGTGGCAGGCAACCCGTATGTCTAGAGTAGTTCGTGAGTGTCTTTGCCGTTGTCATGTATGTATAGCGCGAAGCCCTGATTTGTCCCTTACATCCATCCACTCAATGACAATCATGGAAAACATGATAAGTAGTCTGGCTAAGAGCCAAAAATAGAATTGAGAAGTCCTCTTTAGGCCTAAAAAGAACTGACGTTTGCCGGGGCTGACATACAAGCGCAGCCGATCAACGTTCCAGCTAGCCATAGAGATGCAGTTGAAAGGTGGGACTGGGAGGTGGACGGGTGTATAAAGTGCTGCGTCTTTGCTGTCAAGACTACCACCACAAAATAATCATTCAACCTTAATGATTAAACCATAATTGTTTTTTCTTTTATGCAAAGTAGTAAAACATTGTAGTAACAAAACGATTCAACACCTACCTACCCATGCAGTTCCCAAGTAATCGAGAGTGCATTGTATACGCTAACAAATATGTATATACAAATATTTACTCTAAAACTGGAGCACATCTCTCAACTTCAGATTTCTAAAATATTTTGTGGCTTTTAGGCATTTTTTTCAGCACTCTGCAACCCTCTAGTTTATAGTGATTATTTGCATTACAAACGGAGATATCAAACCAGGGGTTCTTTCAGCAGGACGCAACATTGTTACATTCAGATAGCAGATTTCTATGTAGAACAAACTTGCCCTGTGACATGTAGAATAAGAAACCATGTCTATCTGCGACGTTCGTGGTACTGTTTTTGATTGACCCCCCAAAATGTGAATCCATGATTGTGGACCTTTTTAATAGACCTACAGGTAGTAATTTAATATTGTTTACAACCCCAACTATGTTAACATTAAAACTATATTTTACAACTTCAGTTATGACATTCATTAGACTAACATACTTCATAATGTTAACCTTATCTTGTCTTCCACTTTATGCTGATTCATTTTCTTCCTCAAAATCCTTCCTTCAAATGGAATTCAAGTCATTGCTGATCCTCCATCAGTTTTGTTtttaatcatttttttttttccaTTGTAGAGAACTTGGTCTGCTACCAAGAGCTTGCAGCAATTGTTGTTactggaacagacacacacacataaatgtaACACCTCACACAGTGGAGAAGTCGACACACAAAACAAGTATTTTATAAAGCAGTGAATTGAGTCATCCAAGTCCACACAGAAGAGAAACTACACTATTGCCTCAATCAGCACAATGCTTTGTGATCGACCGCTTAGTCCCGTATTTAATGTACAGCCTTTGATGTCCTGCTGTTGACGAAGTCTGCTTTCCTATATCCAGCCTACCAAATGATGAGGAAAAGCAACACAGATTAATTAAAAACTATTGTCACCACACCAAATGTTTCTTATCCTTTGAGGTTATACTGTGTAGGGGCCTTACCTTCCTATAGGCCCTGTGGAGCTCTGAGTGGCTCCACATGCTGTGTAGTAGGATGCAGGCTGCCTGGCCAGCCCTGGTGGGACCAAACCTAAAGGGACACAAGGTTACTGTCATTGGACATAAAAGGAACAGTATAAAGCAAGGGAAGAGGTTTTAAACAGATTCAAATAAATTCCCTCCAATCCAACTCACAATGTTCAGGAATAATACAGTGCATTTTAAGGCCATCTACAGTCTTTGCATAGCATCAACCAACAGTGCCACATCGACTGTGCAGTTGGGCATCAGATTGCTACGTGCAGTATATCATGATGTGGTTAGTTGACATGTTAAATCCAGGCAATGTAGTCAGCCTGGAACGCAGCCATGGTCTTCAGAAGCTACCCA
Protein-coding regions in this window:
- the LOC120049997 gene encoding E3 ubiquitin/ISG15 ligase TRIM25-like, encoding MDSISCSICLDLLKDPVTIPCGHSYCKGCIKGYWSLDDQKGIHSCPQCRQTFTPRPALNRNILLAELVEKLKTDFKTVPSASCFFGPEDVKYDRDDSAAAAERKEKQGQLREKRQQVGLTICVREKEMQDIRQALMSLSLSAQAAVEHCELVFAELIRSIERRRWEVKELISAHQRASVSQTEGLLVRMEQEIAELKRRDKELEQLAQTEDNINFLKTFQSLCVAPGTELLPYITANQHFSFEEVKSSISGMMERMEDVLKEEMVQITGKVTAVSEVYVLSPRPELMAAAEVHFHHEPKTRVEFLENYCHLTLDPNSAYQHLRLSECNREVSWSDKALSYSDHPDRFTDHYQVLCKEDLSGTHYCEVDRRGECEVAITYRSISRKGGLECCFGSNDQSWSLVCRNSSCSYWHNKNRTDIPVPCSTRVGVYLDSRAGTLAFYSVSDTMTLLHRVQTTFTDDLCAGFWVGPGCGSSVALC